A DNA window from Zingiber officinale cultivar Zhangliang chromosome 3A, Zo_v1.1, whole genome shotgun sequence contains the following coding sequences:
- the LOC122051701 gene encoding uncharacterized protein LOC122051701 isoform X2, translated as MAWRGSISRSLLNAARYSATRSQPAAASRIRAPPFAVPRLQRRQHYFASPRNLGELGCMQSFLPLYSTVAAPRLTSHLSVNPRACCELSQGT; from the exons ATGGCGTGGCGAGGTTCCATCTCGCGATCGTTGCTCAACGCCGCGCGGTATTCCGCCACCCGGTCGCAGCCTGCGGCGGCCTCCCGCATCCGCGCTCCGCCTTTCGCAGTCCCTCGCCTCCAGCGCCGCCAGCACTACTTTGCCTCTCCCCG GAATCTGGGGGAACTTGGGTGCATGCAGTCCTTCCTTCCGCTTTACAGCACGGTGGCCGCTCCTCGACTCACCTCCCACCTGTCGGTCAACCCGAGGGCGTGTTGTGAGCTCTCTCAGG GTACTTAA
- the LOC122051701 gene encoding uncharacterized protein LOC122051701 isoform X1, with the protein MAWRGSISRSLLNAARYSATRSQPAAASRIRAPPFAVPRLQRRQHYFASPRNLGELGCMQSFLPLYSTVAAPRLTSHLSVNPRACCELSQGIFRRTCQDR; encoded by the exons ATGGCGTGGCGAGGTTCCATCTCGCGATCGTTGCTCAACGCCGCGCGGTATTCCGCCACCCGGTCGCAGCCTGCGGCGGCCTCCCGCATCCGCGCTCCGCCTTTCGCAGTCCCTCGCCTCCAGCGCCGCCAGCACTACTTTGCCTCTCCCCG GAATCTGGGGGAACTTGGGTGCATGCAGTCCTTCCTTCCGCTTTACAGCACGGTGGCCGCTCCTCGACTCACCTCCCACCTGTCGGTCAACCCGAGGGCGTGTTGTGAGCTCTCTCAGGGTATCTTCCGTCGCACTTGTCAAGATCGCTA G
- the LOC122053656 gene encoding ocs element-binding factor 1-like: MAVLVHCDDPAAPPEELRRLRRMISNRESARRSRARKKRHLEGLRFQLSRLRASNRELAERLAGLAHRSLLVRRDNDGLLAEASALSWQLSKLRRTAALKHAVHRPAPPTPASPHYDLAWVASLMA, encoded by the coding sequence ATGGCGGTCCTCGTCCACTGCGACGACCCAGCGGCGCCTCCCGAGGAGCTAAGGCGGCTCCGCCGCATGATCTCCAACCGAGAGTCCGCCCGCCGCTCCCGCGCGCGGAAGAAGCGACACCTCGAGGGGCTCCGGTTCCAGTTGAGCCGGCTCCGGGCCTCCAATCGCGAGCTTGCGGAACGGCTCGCCGGCCTGGCCCACCGCTCGCTCCTCGTCCGGCGAGACAACGACGGCCTGCTCGCCGAAGCCTCCGCGCTGAGCTGGCAGCTTTCCAAGCTCCGTCGGACCGCCGCCCTAAAACACGCCGTCCACCGGCCGGCGCCGCCGACTCCGGCGTCACCGCACTACGATCTCGCTTGGGTCGCGTCGTTGATGGCCTAA